One Solanum lycopersicum chromosome 4, SLM_r2.1 DNA window includes the following coding sequences:
- the LOC101244282 gene encoding agglutinin-like, giving the protein MGNLVSYDEVDQIMLEAWGGIGGLEWNYKFKSPIKEILINHGDVIDSIMFITMNERGDRIESPRFGGNGGRRDKVVIKETSLEFLVGIKGRYGNYKGNLVVKSLSFVTNAKNIYGPFGKEDGTPFSFVIKEGGAIVGLHGLADSYLDAIGVYVNKLTVSKKDEKKLEPNEPIVEEIEIHDKMDVMKTIVPRSAGPWGGCSGKGWDDGVFCTIKQVQVHEALHSSVISAIQIEYENKLDKSSFWSQLHGHEHGAKKTTKINVDGTDEFLIGIEGYYSPLNDNGGQDTIRQITFYTNKGKYGPYGTEIGTYFSSSAARGKIVGFHGKSGLFLNAIGVHMEYF; this is encoded by the exons atg GGAAATCTTGTGAGTTATGatgaagttgatcaaataatgttAGAGGCATGGGGAGGAATTGGTGGATTAGAATGGAATTACAAGTTTAAAAGTCCAATTAAAGAGATATTGATAAATCATGGAGACGTTATAGACTCCATCATGTTTATTACTATGAATGAACGAGGAGATAGAATAGAATCACCAAGATTTGGTGGCAATGGAGGTCGGAGAGACAAG GTTGTTATTAAGGAGACTTCCTTGGAATTTTTGGTAGGGATCAAGGGTAGATATGGAAATTACAAAGGCAATTTGGTTGTAAAATCTCTAAGTTTTGTAACAAATGCAAAGAATATTTATGGACCATTTGGTAAAGAGGATGGGACTCCATTTTCATTTGTGATAAAAGAAGGTGGAGCTATTGTTGGATTACATGGGCTAGCTGACTCGTACCTCGATGCTATTGGTGTTTATGTGAACAAACTAACTGTTTCAAAAAAAGATGAGAAAAAACTTGAGCCAAATGAACCAATAGtggaagaaattgaaattcatGAC AAAATGGATGTGATGAAGACTATTGTGCCAAGAAGTGCTGGACCTTGGGGTGGATGTAGTGGAAAAGGTTGGGATGATGGAGTATTTTGTACTATAAAACAAGTGCAAGTTCATGAGGCTTTACATAGCTCAGTTATATCAGCAATTCAGATTGagtatgaaaataaattagataaatCATCATTTTGGTCACAACTTCATGGTCATGAACATGGGGCTAAAAAAACTacaaag ATAAATGTTGATGGTACCGATGAATTCTTGATTGGAATCGAAGGATATTATAGTCCACTGAATGATAATGGGGGCCAAGACACAATAAGacaaattacattttatacgAATAAAGGAAAATATGGACCTTATGGAACTGAAATTGGAACTTATTTTAGCTCCTCAGCAGCTAGAGGAAAAATTGTTGGGTTTCATGGAAAAAGTGGTCTTTTCTTGAATGCTATTGGTGTTCATATGGAATATTTCTAA
- the LOC101260430 gene encoding uncharacterized protein, with product MSNQENGSLPDFILPDSLYTETIREVHSAVEHDWDSLRQSACQTAAGRALWKHVIHDPLAELLAGETYLKKLYEKIKKDILNNAKEISGVIIAVRTLWFDKGIEAALTSFDGGGAQVVILGAGMDTRAYRLSCLKDSTIFEVDFPEVLQMKTTIVEAAAETTDEQKHQLMMAKSLNRVAADLREKNWLEKLQESGLTLNTNTVWVLEGILYYLSHSNAMEVLKIIANNCTSAHTVLLADFMNKQSTTMSSSNFHFYSDYPDELLPSIGFSDVKLSQIGDPDAHFGLLHDPLNLFNKLRNLPRSLQTHPDGTPCCRLYLLQASGEPPNKTIL from the exons ATGTCTAATCAAGAAAATGGTAGCTTGCCTGATTTTATACTACCTGATTCTTTGTACACTGAAACCATCAGAGAAGTTCATTCAGCTGTCGAACATGATTGGGATTCTTTGAGACAATCAGCATGTCAAACTGCAGCTGGAAGGGCGCTATGGAAACATGTGATCCATGATCCACTAGCAGAGTTACTTGCAGGGGAGACGTACCTGAAAAAATTGTATGAGAAGATTAAGAAAGATATCCTCAACAATGCTAAAGAGATTTCTGGAGTTATCATTGCAGTAAGGACACTATGGTTTGATAAGGGAATTGAAGCAGCTCTTACTTCTTTTGATGGCGGAGGAGCACAAGTTGTCATTCTTGGAGCAG GTATGGATACAAGGGCATATCGCTTGAGTTGCTTGAAAGACAGCACCATATTTGAGGTTGATTTTCCAGAGGTCTTGCAGATGAAAACCACTATTGTAGAGGCAGCAGCAGAAACAACAGATGAACAAAAGCACCAACTAATGATGGCAAAATCATTGAACAGAGTGGCAGCGGACCTGAGAGAAAAGAACTGGCTTGAAAAGCTTCAAGAATCAGGCTTAACTCTAAATACGAATACAGTGTGGGTATTAGAGGGAATTCTCTACTATCTTTCTCACTCAAATGCAATGGAAGTACTAAAGATTATAGCAAATAACTGTACCTCTGCTCATACAGTACTCTTAGCGGACTTCATGAACAAGCAATCAACCACAATGTCCAGCTCAAATTTCCATTTCTATAGCGACTATCCTGATGAGTTATTGCCATCAATAGGATTTTCTGATGTTAAACTTTCTCAAATTGGTGACCCAGATGCACATTTCGGGTTGTTGCATGACCCACTAAATTTGTTCAACAAGTTGCGCAACTTGCCCAGGTCACTTCAAACTCACCCAGATGGAACCCCATGTTGTAGGTTGTATTTGCTTCAGGCTTCTGGAGAACCACCAAACAAGACTATTTTGTGA
- the LOC101260133 gene encoding uncharacterized protein — translation MTPLSITLIPSSTVPPTPLRPPPSVKQPPPTPPIEAKFFSRRNAVVWLSLIAPLTHPASAFSFGISGPKEWLRDQKKKTAKYLLAPIEASRNILRYANLLLTRTEPEFGEKELEEVQSLLRSAARDCVPQERNSFVQFQSKSGVEVCTFQLVVKNASSLLPDKDPVKLAAEAKLIDLIRSFASLSDMANEFDVQVASNRQKVANALMDTVTCLDNFEQGVKECLEV, via the exons ATGACCCCGCTGAGTATCACCCTTATCCCTTCCTCCACCGTGCCTCCGACGCCCCTGAGACCTCCGCCATCGGTGAAACAACCGCCGCCTACGCCGCCGATCGAAGCAAAGTTTTTCAGCCGTAGAAACGCCGTCGTTTGGCTCTCACTCATTGCTCCTCTAACTCATCCTGCCTCCGCTTTTTCCTTCGGCATAT CAGGACCAAAAGAATGGCTGAGAGATCAGAAGAAGAAGACTGCGAAGTACCTTTTGGCTCCAATCGAGGCTTCTAGAAACATCCTCCGATATGCTAATCTCTTACTTA CTAGAACTGAACCAGAGTTTGGTGAAAAGGAACTTGAAGAAGTTCAGAGCTTATTGAGGTCTGCTGCAAGGGATTGTGTGCCTCAAGAGAGGAATTCCTTCGTTCAGTTTCAATCAAAATCAGGAGTTGAG GTTTGCACATTCCAGCTGGTTGTGAAAAATGCTTCTTCTTTGCTTCCTGACAAGGACCCGGTAAAGTTAGCAGCTGAAGCCAAACTTATCGATCTCATAAG GTCTTTTGCTTCTCTCAGTGACATGGCAAATGAATTTGATGTGCAAGTTGCTTCTAATAG acaAAAGGTTGCAAATGCTCTCATGGATACAGTGACCTGTCTGGACAACTTTGAGCAAGGTGTCAAGGAATGCCTTGAAGTTTGA
- the LOC101243706 gene encoding berberine bridge enzyme-like D-2 translates to MKRIMIILFICISLIQPSFATNSVNLVTCLMSYNVSNFSVYKTGDDDSHYSNLLDFSIQNLRFAESKMPKPIVIIVPESKEQLVSSVMCCIRGSYEIRVRCGGHSYEGTSSVSLEGGSLFVIIDLMILDNVSLDLESGTAWVQGGATLGQTYYAISRASNVRGFAAGSCPTVGVGGHISGGGFGFLSRKYGVAADNVVDALLVDAEGRIVDRESMGEDVFWAIRGGGGGVWGVVYAWKIQLLEVPRVVASFIISRPGSKRYVAQLVHKWQLVAPKLDDEFYLSVSIRANARREIHEMKAQFNGFYLGPRTKAISILKKAFPELGIQKHDFKEMSWIESILFFSELDNTSNVSLLKQRYFEKKSYFKAKSDYVKTPISMDGIMATLDVLEKEPKGHIILDPYGGAMERISEDAIAFPHRKGNLYGIQYLVEWEEKDNSITKSNAYIEWIREFYNTMAPFVSSAPREAYVNYIDLDLGVMDNLLINTNAGHAIERARAWGQKYFLNNYDRLVKAKTIIDPLNVFRHQQGIPPMFASIQEHNYSIE, encoded by the coding sequence ATGAAACGAATTATGATCATCTTATTCATATGTATTTCTCTTATTCAACCTTCCTTCGCTACGAATAGCGTAAACCTCGTTACATGTTTGATGAGTTACAATGTAAGTAACTTCTCTGTTTACAAAACAGGGGATGATGATAGTCATTACTCTAACTTGCTTGATTTTTCTATTCAGAATCTCCGTTTCGCGGAGTCCAAAATGCCAAAACCAATAGTTATTATTGTACCTGAGAGTAAGGAGCAGCTAGTAAGCAGTGTTATGTGTTGCATACGAGGTTCGTATGAGATAAGAGTAAGGTGTGGAGGACATAGTTATGAAGGGACTTCATCGGTTTCCTTGGAGGGTGGTTCGTTGTTTGTGATCATTGATTTGATGATATTAGATAACGTTTCGTTGGATTTAGAATCAGGAACAGCTTGGGTGCAGGGTGGCGCTACGCTTGGTCAGACTTACTATGCAATCTCTCGAGCAAGCAATGTTCGAGGATTTGCAGCTGGTTCGTGCCCTACTGTGGGGGTTGGTGGACACATTTCAGGAGGTGGTTTTGGTTTTTTGTCAAGGAAGTACGGAGTTGCTGCTGATAATGTGGTGGACGCGCTTCTAGTGGATGCAGAAGGAAGGATAGTAGACCGCGAATCCATGGGAGAAGACGTATTTTGGGCGATAAgaggtggtggtggtggagtATGGGGAGTTGTATATGCTTGGAAAATTCAATTGCTTGAAGTACCTAGGGTTGTCGCTAGTTTCATAATCTCTAGGCCTGGATCCAAACGTTACGTGGCTCAACTTGTTCACAAATGGCAACTAGTTGCACCAAAACTAGACGATGAATTTTACCTATCCGTCTCCATTAGAGCTAATGCTAGAAGAGAGATTCATGAAATGAAAGCCCAATTCAATGGATTTTACCTAGGTCCAAGAACTAAAGCCATTTCCATCTTGAAAAAGGCCTTTCCTGAATTGGGCATTCAAAAACATGACTTCAAAGAAATGAGTTGGATCGAGTCCATACTTTTCTTTTCTGAATTAGATAACACTTCCAACGTCTCCCTTTTAAAACAACGCTACTTTGAGAAAAAATCATACTTCAAAGCCAAGTCGGACTATGTTAAGACCCCAATTTCAATGGATGGAATAATGGCAACTCTTGATGTACTTGAGAAAGAGCCCAAGGGACACATCATATTGGACCCTTATGGCGGAGCCATGGAGAGAATTAGTGAGGACGCTATTGCTTTCCCTCATAGAAAAGGTAACCTTTACGGAATTCAGTATCTAGTAGAGTGGGAAGAAAAGGATAATAGTATCACCAAGAGCAACGCGTACATAGAGTGGATAAGAGAGTTTTACAATACAATGGCGCCCTTTGTTTCAAGCGCGCCTAGGGAAGCTTATGTCAACTACATAGATTTGGACCTTGGAGTGATGGACAACTTATTGATAAATACTAATGCTGGCCATGCAATAGAGAGAGCTCGCGCCTGGGGTCAAAAGTATTTCTTGAATAACTACGATAGATTGGTTAAGGCTAAGACAATAATTGACCCACTAAATGTTTTTCGACATCAACAAGGCATCCCTCCCATGTTTGCCTCAATACAAGAGCATAACTATAGCATCGAGTGA
- the LOC101243991 gene encoding agglutinin-like: MLIEPWGGTNGSEWNYKLTNPIKEIIIAHDDNVINSIIFRTIGQEGTIDSPKFGGNGGYKKAKVTVENAPEEYLTGIRGKLGYYAGHLVVKSLCFSTNLKCYGPVGGNEVGGTSFSLVLRENGVILGFHGRSGAFLYAIGIYLKNVTLPEQIKLLKQPKVEESPDEFPNKMDVMKGIQPRCPGPWGGYSGKGWDDGVFCTIKQVHIYMNTIISAVSGIQIEYEKKDKMSVWSQLHGGFGIGAGNHDNVVKKINVNDENEFLIGIEGYYSLVKENGGQDTLRQIAFYTNKGKYGPYGSEIGTYFSSSTARGKIVGFHGKSGVFLNAIGVHMEYF, encoded by the exons ATGTTGATTGAACCATGGGGAGGCACAAATGGTTCAGAATGGAATTACAAACTCACAAATCCCATTAAAGAGATAATCATAGCTCATGATGATAATGTTATAAACTCCATTATTTTCAGAACAATTGGTCAAGAAGGTACAATTGATTCACCAAAATTTGGTGGCAATGGGGGATATAAAAAAGCTAAg GTTACTGTTGAAAATGCCCCTGAAGAATATTTGACAGGTATTAGAGGCAAACTAGGGTATTATGCTGGCCATTTGGTTGTAAAATCTCTCTGTTTTTCGACTAATTTGAAGTGTTATGGACCGGTAGGTGGGAACGAGGTAGGAGGTACCTCGTTCTCACTCGTGTTAAGAGAAAATGGCGTGATTCTAGGATTCCATGGGCGTTCTGGAGCGTTCCTTTATGCTATTGGTATTTATTTGAAGAATGTCACACTACCTGAAcaaataaaactattaaaacaACCTAAAGTTGAAGAAAGTCCAGACGAGTTCCCCAAT aaaatggacgtgatgaagGGTATTCAACCGCGATGCCCCGGACCTTGGGGAGGATATAGTGGAAAAGGTTGGGATGATGGTGTATTTTGTACTATCAAGCAAGTACATATTTATATGAACACAATAATTTCAGCTGTATCTGGAATACAAATTGAGTATGAAAAGAAAGACAAAATGTCAGTTTGGTCACAACTTCATGGTGGTTTTGGTATTGGAGCTGGAAATCATGATAATGTTGTTAAAAAG ATAAACGTTAATGATGAAAACGAGTTCTTGATTGGAATCGAAGGATATTATAGTCTAGTGAAGGAAAATGGAGGCCAGGATACATTAAGACAAATtgcattttatacaaataaggGAAAATATGGACCTTATGGAAGTGAAATTGGAACTTATTTTAGTTCTTCAACAGCTAGAGGAAAAATTGTTGGTTTTCATGGGAAAAGTGGTGTTTTCTTAAATGCTATTGGTGTTCACATGGAATATTTCTAA